A window of the Phaseolus vulgaris cultivar G19833 chromosome 5, P. vulgaris v2.0, whole genome shotgun sequence genome harbors these coding sequences:
- the LOC137835876 gene encoding uncharacterized protein: protein MASISNFTNTLPLHIRRFRPSGYSSSLCTLSSSLAEDVDPKPPIPKPNSYFPKRGQTLELVCESLAFKGKGLCKIPETGFVVLCDRALPGEHFIGRVTRKKGNYAEVTKVKTITPPRDIVDAPCVYSPYCGGCKTQNLSYEAQLRAKEEQVRDLLIHVGRFSRELVQLHGIMKSIVPCDIQFHYRNKMEFSFGPQRWLPRESLHERRVDDAGNENENFALGLHAPGFFDKILNVDKCLLQSHPANKVLAAIQECWRDPQLGFSPYNVHSHMGFLKHLMLRTGSDVTTGQPEVMVNFVTSSYKPELLKYLVDKVSAFPEVVSVMNNVNTSVGNTSVGEEEYTLYGKSNIRETLRGLTFQISANSFFQTNTYQAEVLYKLIEDCAGVKGDGSEIVLDLFCGTGTIGLTLARRVRHVYGYEVVPQAITDACLNAKINGIQNATFIQGDLNKIDENFGKNFPKPDIVISDPNRPGMHMKLIKFLLNLKAPRIVYVSCNPATCARDLDFLCHDVAEQNIKGCYKLISLQPVDMFPHTPHIECVCLLELQ, encoded by the exons TCCTACTTCCCGAAGCGTGGCCAAACCCTTGAACTCGTTTGCGAGTCCCTCGCCTTCAAAGGCAAGGGCCTCTGCAAGATCCCCGAAACCGGTTTCGTTGTTCTATGCGACCGCGCCCTTCCCGGCGAACACTTCATTGGCCGCGTCACTCGGAAAAAGGGAAATTACGCCGAG GTAACTAAGGTGAAGACCATAACTCCTCCACGTGACATTGTTGATGCTCCTTGTGTCTACTCTCCTTATTGTGGAGGCTGCAAGACGCAAAACTTGTCCTACGAGGCTCAGCTCCGAGCCAAGGAGGAACAGGTCCGTGACTTGTTGATTCACGTGGGAAGGTTTTCGCGCGAACTGGTTCAATTGCACGGCATTATGAAGTCAATTGTACCTTGTGATATTCAGTTTCATTATAGGAATAAG ATGGAATTCTCCTTTGGTCCCCAAAGATGGTTGCCTAGGGAATCACTGCATGAACGACGTGTTGATGATGCTGGTAATGAAAATGAGAATTTTGCGCTGGGATTGCATGCTCCGGGTTTTTTTGATAAAATTCTAAATGTTGACAAGTGCTTATTGCAATCTCATCCTGCTAATAAG GTGCTTGCAGCTATCCAAGAATGTTGGAGAGATCCACAACTTGGTTTTTCTCCATATAATGTTCATTCACACATGGGATTTCTTAAGCACTTGATGCTGAGAACGGGAAG CGATGTAACGACTGGTCAGCCTGAAGTTATGGTCAACTTTGTGACCTCTTCCTACAAGCCAGAGCTGTTGAAATACCTTGTTGATAAAGTTTCTGCATTTCCTGAAGTG GTAAGTGTCATGAATAATGTAAATACTTCTGTTGGTAACACATCCGTTGGAGAGGAAGAATACACTTTGTATGGGAAATCTAACATCAGAGAGACCTTAAGAGGGCTTACATTCCAAATATCAGCAAACTCTTTCTTTCAAACAAACACTTATCAG GCAGAGGTTTTATACAAGCTTATAGAAGATTGCGCAGGTGTCAAGGGTGATGGCTCAGAAATTGTTCTTGACTTGTTTTGTGGAACAGGCACCATAGGTCTAACGCTTGCAAGAAG AGTAAGACATGTTTATGGCTATGAAGTAGTTCCTCAAGCCATCACAGATGCTTGTCTTAATGCCAAGATAAATGGCATACAAAATGCAACATTTATCCAGGGAGATCTCAATAAAATTGATGAAAATTTTGGGAAGAATTTTCCTAAACCTGATATCGTCATTTCAG ATCCCAATCGTCCAGGCATGCACATGAAGTTGATCAAATTCCTGCTAAATCTTAAGGCACCTCGCATAGTGTATGTGTCATGTAATCCTGCCACATGTGCACGTGATCTTGATTTTCTTTGTCATGATGTG GCAGAACAGAATATAAAAGGATGTTACAAACTGATAAGCTTACAGCCAGTTGACATGTTCCCACACACACCTCATATTGAGTGTGTTTGCCTTCTGGAGCTTCAGTAA